A region from the Muribaculum gordoncarteri genome encodes:
- a CDS encoding outer membrane beta-barrel protein: MDMKQAATFIIALLCAMCASAQTETPDTISSRQLDEVVVNVEKPQVRAEDGVMIVDLPGIVKDKPVDNILEALGYLPGVMNNNGMIWLTGASNVTIILNGELANMPLQNLYQLLYTTPVDRLKNVEVMYSAPAKYHVNGAVINVVLKTPTPLDGLQGQVRAGYNQAHYGSYGGVLAATYAIKDWSFDLNYGLTSNKSWSREETWSNHLYDGKRTIIEDDMRRIGHNWSNTIFASASWKTLKLTYNGQIVSDSKSWNLSSGTLGNYTNAYNMLSPVGYHNIALRYAAPFGMTVGGDYTCYSENRSQSLFKDTDYLLGSENRQDINRWHVYVDQEHQFGKWQLNYGAEYQHSKDHSSQHYGIVGMADNPDFDDILNEDVASFYVGTQRSFDWGLTFNASAKGEYYHNKYQHNWNFIPQLGATYYKTPKSIFQLNFDAQRIYPSYWELHGGTSHINDYSTIIGNPKLQPYIQYDAQFNYILRQKYVATLYFQYGDKAMVQLPYQSPDALNLIYQTINMNYERVAGLNLNAPFGVGYIWNATATANIMNRRAKANHFHDISFDNSKWIFYGSLTNSFKFSQNCPVSVSIDFSYISPSLQGIADLSAIWKIDAGVKWLFGKKRCCELDLKEDDIFNKWSPTMTISHAGQDYRMKVHDMTRNFKLTFIWRFNGFKPKESNSIDTSRFGTGK; encoded by the coding sequence ATGGATATGAAACAAGCAGCCACGTTCATTATCGCATTGCTATGCGCCATGTGTGCTTCGGCCCAGACGGAAACACCTGATACCATCTCCTCTCGACAACTCGATGAGGTTGTCGTCAATGTCGAGAAACCACAGGTCAGAGCAGAGGACGGCGTCATGATCGTTGACTTACCGGGTATAGTCAAGGACAAGCCTGTAGACAATATCCTCGAAGCCCTTGGCTACCTGCCCGGTGTAATGAATAACAACGGCATGATATGGCTCACGGGCGCATCCAATGTTACCATTATTCTCAATGGCGAATTGGCCAATATGCCGCTCCAGAATCTTTATCAACTGCTCTATACCACACCCGTTGACAGGCTGAAGAATGTCGAGGTGATGTACTCGGCTCCGGCAAAATATCATGTCAACGGCGCCGTAATCAACGTAGTGCTGAAAACGCCCACGCCTCTCGACGGTCTGCAAGGACAGGTCAGAGCCGGATACAACCAAGCACATTACGGCTCTTATGGGGGCGTTCTTGCAGCAACATACGCAATCAAAGACTGGTCTTTTGATTTGAACTACGGACTAACTAGCAATAAATCGTGGAGCCGTGAGGAAACTTGGTCGAATCATCTATATGACGGCAAGCGCACAATTATTGAGGACGATATGCGGCGCATCGGTCATAACTGGAGCAATACCATATTCGCCTCCGCATCATGGAAGACGCTCAAACTTACTTATAACGGTCAGATTGTCTCCGATTCAAAGAGTTGGAATCTTTCATCGGGCACCTTGGGTAACTATACGAATGCATATAATATGCTGTCGCCTGTTGGCTATCATAACATCGCCCTTCGTTACGCCGCACCTTTCGGTATGACTGTTGGCGGCGACTATACCTGTTATTCTGAAAACCGTTCCCAGTCATTGTTTAAGGATACTGATTATCTGCTTGGCTCGGAAAACCGTCAGGACATAAACCGATGGCATGTGTATGTCGACCAAGAGCATCAGTTCGGCAAATGGCAGCTTAACTATGGAGCGGAGTATCAGCACTCTAAAGACCACAGTTCGCAACACTATGGCATTGTTGGTATGGCCGATAATCCTGATTTCGATGATATTCTCAACGAGGATGTGGCAAGTTTTTACGTTGGTACCCAACGGTCGTTCGACTGGGGACTGACATTCAATGCCTCGGCAAAGGGCGAATATTATCACAACAAATATCAGCACAACTGGAATTTTATCCCTCAGCTTGGAGCCACATATTACAAAACGCCTAAAAGCATATTCCAACTCAATTTCGACGCCCAGCGCATTTATCCATCATATTGGGAACTGCATGGCGGTACGAGCCACATCAACGACTACTCAACAATCATAGGAAACCCTAAGCTACAACCTTATATCCAATATGACGCGCAATTCAACTACATTCTTCGACAGAAATATGTAGCGACACTGTATTTTCAATATGGTGACAAAGCGATGGTGCAATTACCTTACCAGTCGCCCGATGCTCTGAATCTAATATATCAGACCATCAACATGAACTATGAGCGAGTGGCAGGACTTAATCTTAATGCGCCTTTCGGAGTGGGATATATCTGGAACGCCACGGCTACAGCAAACATTATGAATCGGCGCGCCAAGGCAAATCATTTTCATGACATCAGCTTTGACAACAGCAAATGGATATTTTATGGCTCTCTTACCAATTCATTCAAGTTCAGCCAAAATTGCCCTGTATCTGTATCGATTGATTTCAGCTACATATCTCCATCATTGCAAGGCATAGCCGACTTGTCGGCTATATGGAAAATAGACGCCGGAGTAAAATGGCTGTTCGGGAAAAAGCGTTGCTGTGAACTCGATTTGAAGGAAGATGACATATTCAACAAATGGTCGCCGACTATGACCATCAGCCATGCAGGTCAGGACTACCGAATGAAGGTTCATGACATGACACGAAATTTCAAACTGACATTCATCTGGCGGTTCAACGGCTTCAAACCCAAAGAGAGCAACAGCATCGACACTTCGCGCTTCGGTACCGGAAAGTAA